GTGATCATCGCCGGCAGGCCGTCGATGGGCAAGACGGCGTTCGCGCTGAACATCGCGGCGAACGCCGCCATCAAGGAGAACACCCCGTCGGCCATCTTCAGCCTCGAGATGGGGCAGGAGCAGCTGGTGCAGCGCATGCTCTGCAGCGAGGCGCGGGTCGACGCGCACAAGCTGCGCACCGGCTATCTCGCAGACCGTCACTGGTCCCGGCTGACCACGGCGGCCGGACTTCTCTCCGAGTCGCAGATCTACATCGACGACACGCCGGCCATGAGCGTCCTTGAGATGCGTTCGAAGGCACGACGCCTGAAGGCCGAGGTCGACGTCGGTCTCATCATCGTGGACTACCTCCAGCTGATGAAGGGAGTCGGACGGGTCGAGAGCAGGCAGCAGGAGATCTCGGAGATCTCGCGGTCTCTCAAGGCGCTCGCCAAGGAGCTCGAGGTCCCGGTGCTCGCACTCTCGCAGCTGTCTCGGGCGGTCGAGACGAGGGGCGGCGACCACCGGCCGATACTGTCGGACCTCCGCGAGTCCGGAGCGATCGAGCAGGACGCCGACGTCGTGATGTTCATCTACCGGGCCGAGCAGTACGAGGCGACGCCCGAGAACGTCGGGCTGGCCGAGGTGATCGTCGGCAAGCAGAGGAACGGCCCGACCGGCACGGTCAACCTCCAGTTCTCGTCTGAGTGCACGCGTTTCGACAATCTCACGATGAGGGTCGAGGAAGGCATTGAGGAACTCTGACGTCGCAGAGACCTTCGCGCCGGCGACGCGCGACGGTGGGATCTTCGTTTCGTTCGGACGGGCCGTCATCGACCTCGTCAGCGAGGTGGGATACTCGGGCGTCCTTCTGTGGCGTTCCATCCTCGCGATGAGGATGATTCCTCGTTCGGTTCGCCTCATCCTCGAGCAGATGCGCCGCATCGGCGTGGAGTCGCTCCCTCTCGTCGTGATGACGTCGGTCTTCACCGGGGCGGTCGCTGCCGTTCAGGCGGCGTATCAGCTGATGGAATTCGTCCCGCAGATCTACATCGCGACGGCCATATACAAGTCTGTCGTCATCGAACTCGGCCCCGTCCTCACGTCGCTCGTCGTCGGGGGTCGCGTCAGCGCTTCGATCGCGGCCGAACTCGGAACGATGCGCGTCACCGAACAGATCGACGCCATGGACGCCATGGCCATCGACCCGGTGCGCTATCTGGCGATGCCGAGACTCGTGGCCGCACTCATCATGCTGCCGGTCCTGACCGTCTTCGCCGACGTTCTGGCCATCAGCGGAGGCTTCTTCGTCAGCTACGCCTCGCTCGAGATCTCGCCCAAGACGTTCGTCGACGGGATGAAGCTGCTCTTCTTCGCCCACGACGTCTTCGGCGGCCTGATCAAGGCGTTCGTCTTCGGCGGTCTCATAGCGCTCATGGGCACGGCCGCGGGATTCAGAACGGTCGGCGGGGCCGTGGGCGTCGGGCTCTCGGCGACGAAGGCGGTCGCCGCGAGCTGCGTGCTCGTTCTCATCGGGAACTACGTCCTGGCCATCCTGCTGTTCCAGATCATCTTCGACTAGGAGTTTGTCAGCGTGGCGACGCAGCCGGTCATCGAGGTCAGGGATCTGAGAAAGTCGTTCGGCGACCACGAGGTCCTGAAGGGCGTGAGTCTCAGCGTCGACGACGGGCAGACGCTCGTCGTGCTGGGGCCCTCCGGCTGCGGCAAGAGCGTGCTCCTCAAACACATCATCGGGCTCATGAAGCCCGACAGCGGCACGATATTCTTCGAGGGACAGGACATCACGGAGATGGACCATCGGGAGCTCTCGAAGATCAGAACAGGCTTCGGCATGGTCTTTCAGGGCGCGGCGCTCTTTGATTCGATGACGGTCGGCGAGAACGTCGGGCTTCCGCTCAGGGAACATCGAGGGATGAGAGATCCCGAACTCTCGAGGATCGTGGAGGAGAAGCTCGGACTCGTCGGGCTCGAGGGCATCTCGACTCTGTATCCTTCGGAGATATCGGGCGGTATGAAGAAGCGTGTCGCGCTCGCGAGGGCCGTCGCGCTCGACCCGGACGTTATCCTCTACGACGAGCCGACGACAGGTCTCGACCCGGTCATGGCGGAGCAGATCAACGAGCTCATCAGGTCGATCCAGAAGAAGGTCAACGCGACGTCGATCGTCGTCACGCACGATCTTCACAGCGCCTGCTTCACGGGCGACCGCGTCGCCCTCATGACCGAGGGGGCGATCGCGTTCTCGGGCACGACCGACGAGCTGACGACGACCGATAACCCGGCGGTGAGGAACTTCATCGCCAGAGGACACCCGGAGCGATCGAGAAGCTGGACCGACGGGCCGAGCTGCGACGGAGGCGCGTTCGCCTAGCGGGGCGGCCCGGTCACGACTCTTCCGGCCCTGTGCCGGGATCGAAGGGATGTAGCGGAGATGAAGGAACACGAGAACGAGTTCAGGGTTGGCGTGACGCTCACCATCGCCGGCGTCATTCTCGTGGTGGGGATGCTGTGGCTCGCCGGTTTCAAGTTCAACGACGAGCAGTACAACCTGAGCTTCGTCTTCCCCGAGGTGGCGGGCCTGGGCCAGGGCGACAAGGTGACCGTCGCAGGTCTGGATGCCGGTGAGGTGCTCAACCTCGAGCTTCTCCCGGACGGCCGTGTCGCCGTCGACGTCGAGATCGAACCGCACATCCGGATACCCGTGGACTCGCGTATCAGCGTGGCAAGCTACGGTCTCATCGGCAGCAAGGTCGTCCAGGTGCGACCCGGGCAGAGCGACGAGGTGCTCGAGCCCGGTGCTACGGCCGAGGGCATCTACGACAAGGGCCTCGGCGATGTCGTCAGCGAGATGGGAGAGGCTCTCACCGAGATCCGCTCGGTGCTCGCCGCGGCCGATGAGCTTCTGTCGGACGAGGAGGGACGAGCGCTCGTCCGAGAGTCGCTCGAGAACGCCAACGAAGCCACGGGAAGTCTGAAGCTCGCCGTCGAGGACCTCAGAATCGCGTCGGCCGACCTTCGTGAGTTCATCGACGAGAAGCGCGACCCGGCCGCATCGACGATCGACTCGCTCGAGGTCGCCTCGGCCGGTCTGGTGCAGGTGTCGCGGGAGCTTCAGACCGTGTCGACCTCGCTCGACTCGATCATCTCCCGTGTCGAGCGCGGCGAGGGGACGCTCGGGCGGCTGGTGACCGACGAGGCAGCGCACGATGAGTTCCTGGCCGCCGTGCGGGAGGTCCGCCTCCTCGTCGAGGAGATCAAGCGGAACCCGAAGAGCTTCGTGAAGTTCTCGCTGTTCTAGCAGCCCCGGACCGGCCAGGCGGGGCAGGCCCTCTCACGGCGCGCTGCCGGAGCGGTTCGGTCCGGTACACCGGTCGCGCGGGACCCCTGACACAGAAAGGGACGCCGTGGCGAAGAAGCGGACCGTCTTCTTCTGCTCATCGTGCGGACACGAGTCGGCCAAGTGGCTCGGGAAGTGTCCAGGCTGCGGCGAGTGGAACACGTTCGTCGAACAGAGAACGGCGCCCTCCCGCAGGGGAGGGCGGCCTCCCTCCGAGCGTCGCCGACCGGTCCCGCTCGGGACCATCCAGGCGGAGGAGGGGGAGCGGCTCGTCACCGGCATCGGCGAGCTGGACCGTGCGCTCGGGGGCGGCATCGTCCCCGGCGGCGTCGTGCTCGTCGGCGGCGATCCCGGGATCGGCAAGTCGACGCTGCTGCTGCAGGTGAGCGCCGCGCTGGCACGGAGCGGCGAGTCGGTGCTCTACGTGAGCGGGGAGGAGTCACGGTCGCAGCTCCGGTTGAGGGCGCGGCGGCTCGGCATCGACTCGGAGCGCATTCTCGTGCTGACCGAGACCGACGTGACCGCCGTGCTCGACGAGGCCGCCGCCCTTGAGCCGGGAGCCGTCATCGTCGACTCGGTCCAGACGGTCTACCATCCCGATTCCAACGGTTCGCCCGGCAGCGTCTCGCAGGTCCGCGAGGCATCGTCGGCCTTCGTCAGGCTGGCCAAAGAGGCCGGCGTCCCCGTCTTCCTCATCGGCCACGTGACCAAACAGGGGTCGATCGCCGGCCCTCGGATTCTCGAGCACATGGTCGACACAGTTCTCTACTTCGAGGGGGACAAACACCTGCCGTACCGTATTGTGCGGGCGGTCAAGAACCGTTTCGGCTCGACCGACGAGATCGGGGTCTTCGAGATGACGGCCTCCGGACTGACCGAGGTGACCGACCCGTCCGGCCTCTTCCTGTCCGAGGAGCGGAACGCGGGTGCGGGGACCGCGGTCGTCCCTTGCGTCGAGGGAACCCGGGCCATTCTGGTCGAGGTGCAGGCTCTGACGGGGGTGACGAACTACGCCGTGCCGCAGCGTTCAAGCACCGGCGTCGACCGGCGCAGATTGCCTCTCCTTCTCGCCGTTCTGGAGCGGAAGGGCGGGCTGAGCCTGGGCAATCGAGACGTCTTCGTGAGCGTTGCAGGAGGCGTCCGCGTGGACGAGCCGGCCGCCGATCTCGGGATAGCCGTCGCAGTCGCATCGAGTTACCGGGACCGGCCCGTCTCCGAGCGCACGGTCGTGTTCGGGGAACTCGGGCTCGGCGGAGAGGTGCGCCGGGTCACGCACGCCGGGAAGCGCGTGCAGGAGGCCGCCCGGCTGGGGTACGAGCGCG
This genomic window from Candidatus Effluviviaceae Genus V sp. contains:
- the dnaB gene encoding replicative DNA helicase — translated: MRAATAATVDRLPPQANEAELAVLGAMLLDQSAIGVASELLDASSFHREAHRKIFRSMIDLFSRDEAVDLVTLTQELKRTKELDDVGGAAYLSEILGSVATAANIRYHAKIVLEKAVLRRLIGVATEVIQEAYDASGEASDILDRAEHMIFEIAQSRVRRDFSPMREILKHSFEVIQELYDKKQHVTGVPSGFVDLDKMTSGFQRSDLVIIAGRPSMGKTAFALNIAANAAIKENTPSAIFSLEMGQEQLVQRMLCSEARVDAHKLRTGYLADRHWSRLTTAAGLLSESQIYIDDTPAMSVLEMRSKARRLKAEVDVGLIIVDYLQLMKGVGRVESRQQEISEISRSLKALAKELEVPVLALSQLSRAVETRGGDHRPILSDLRESGAIEQDADVVMFIYRAEQYEATPENVGLAEVIVGKQRNGPTGTVNLQFSSECTRFDNLTMRVEEGIEEL
- a CDS encoding MlaE family lipid ABC transporter permease subunit; protein product: MFVSFGRAVIDLVSEVGYSGVLLWRSILAMRMIPRSVRLILEQMRRIGVESLPLVVMTSVFTGAVAAVQAAYQLMEFVPQIYIATAIYKSVVIELGPVLTSLVVGGRVSASIAAELGTMRVTEQIDAMDAMAIDPVRYLAMPRLVAALIMLPVLTVFADVLAISGGFFVSYASLEISPKTFVDGMKLLFFAHDVFGGLIKAFVFGGLIALMGTAAGFRTVGGAVGVGLSATKAVAASCVLVLIGNYVLAILLFQIIFD
- a CDS encoding ATP-binding cassette domain-containing protein; this encodes MATQPVIEVRDLRKSFGDHEVLKGVSLSVDDGQTLVVLGPSGCGKSVLLKHIIGLMKPDSGTIFFEGQDITEMDHRELSKIRTGFGMVFQGAALFDSMTVGENVGLPLREHRGMRDPELSRIVEEKLGLVGLEGISTLYPSEISGGMKKRVALARAVALDPDVILYDEPTTGLDPVMAEQINELIRSIQKKVNATSIVVTHDLHSACFTGDRVALMTEGAIAFSGTTDELTTTDNPAVRNFIARGHPERSRSWTDGPSCDGGAFA
- a CDS encoding MCE family protein: MKEHENEFRVGVTLTIAGVILVVGMLWLAGFKFNDEQYNLSFVFPEVAGLGQGDKVTVAGLDAGEVLNLELLPDGRVAVDVEIEPHIRIPVDSRISVASYGLIGSKVVQVRPGQSDEVLEPGATAEGIYDKGLGDVVSEMGEALTEIRSVLAAADELLSDEEGRALVRESLENANEATGSLKLAVEDLRIASADLREFIDEKRDPAASTIDSLEVASAGLVQVSRELQTVSTSLDSIISRVERGEGTLGRLVTDEAAHDEFLAAVREVRLLVEEIKRNPKSFVKFSLF
- the radA gene encoding DNA repair protein RadA, with amino-acid sequence MAKKRTVFFCSSCGHESAKWLGKCPGCGEWNTFVEQRTAPSRRGGRPPSERRRPVPLGTIQAEEGERLVTGIGELDRALGGGIVPGGVVLVGGDPGIGKSTLLLQVSAALARSGESVLYVSGEESRSQLRLRARRLGIDSERILVLTETDVTAVLDEAAALEPGAVIVDSVQTVYHPDSNGSPGSVSQVREASSAFVRLAKEAGVPVFLIGHVTKQGSIAGPRILEHMVDTVLYFEGDKHLPYRIVRAVKNRFGSTDEIGVFEMTASGLTEVTDPSGLFLSEERNAGAGTAVVPCVEGTRAILVEVQALTGVTNYAVPQRSSTGVDRRRLPLLLAVLERKGGLSLGNRDVFVSVAGGVRVDEPAADLGIAVAVASSYRDRPVSERTVVFGELGLGGEVRRVTHAGKRVQEAARLGYERVIVPKGALPRDERPSGVDIVEVSTVRQALDAAVGSERTNRGASGAPVRTEV